A stretch of the Streptomyces sp. NBC_01428 genome encodes the following:
- a CDS encoding VOC family protein: MEHVLGIGGYFLRAADPASLSAWYRDCLGLNTEENGLWQQEAGPTVFAPFEAETDYFGSRAQQTMLNFRVRDLDAMLAQLRAKGADVAGETQDMEGVGRFGWVTDPEGNKIELWQPA, from the coding sequence ATGGAACATGTGCTTGGAATCGGTGGGTACTTCCTGCGTGCCGCCGACCCGGCGTCCCTGAGCGCCTGGTACCGCGACTGCCTCGGGCTGAACACCGAGGAGAACGGCCTGTGGCAGCAGGAGGCCGGGCCGACGGTGTTCGCTCCGTTCGAGGCCGAGACCGACTACTTCGGGTCCCGCGCTCAGCAGACCATGCTCAACTTCCGCGTCCGTGACCTGGATGCGATGCTCGCGCAACTGCGGGCGAAGGGAGCGGATGTGGCCGGGGAGACGCAGGACATGGAGGGTGTCGGCCGGTTCGGCTGGGTCACCGATCCCGAGGGCAACAAGATCGAGCTGTGGCAGCCCGCCTGA
- a CDS encoding discoidin domain-containing protein, which yields MPDASLYVDRRRFVQLLGAAALAATVPVTLGSGTASAHGRPGTAPDTIAETYYRVLLNHTHWSETQWDATRGYYTDKDFGFAVVLGNAVLLTHGTYDGDRAGIDEKTLKARTIATIQHFAASNRLTGGTQWGRTLFFDTTFQLYFVLAARLLWDDLDEATRTNVDTIAREQAAYTTGLGTGDDPNSGSWTPHGLLGGHEGDTKLEEMGVYAQSLAPGLAWAPDDARHADWDKAFGTWSRNETGLPQADLVNPARVDGVPVSDNKARNLYDTFIVENHGSFGPHYQEELFRTSGRNAAHFITAGRPLPQVLTNQPNADQLWGTLLGVMSDAGEPLMPMVNDREHLYGRDVIPLAFLAQVVGDRAAARAEVALAERLEAYQKYPPEYRLAKFSGEPKYEPEARAEVAISYLLHLWAAAQGRTVRPLTSEELFRHASGVTDFGTVPGLVSHQSTGAWAGAVTKPGFVKFAWQPAHDDWLFKLSGANPMFLPSTAAQVTGRQVRTYSTLRDGFDGSATLLRLGTGRAGLTTLPSGAVVYATTGVAAGEGHLEIHNLTMPGMAGLTGSRTYRFAEGSATVTAQDARPAAATPRVDEVTFAKSEVRHLRMIGVLPDPTYGYSLYAFEARDGSDGTDLARSGTATASSYDPGKEPALAVDGNATSRWAVSKADRPRADSWIAVDLGATHTVDRVTLRWEAAAGRAYTVQGSADGKQWNDLVSWPEPDVSSKGGWLDVDGRAGLVVRGSEQPLAVYGDTIVLADGAATPLLAEGFPGISTDRLRALAHAAAPQAEHDSVRAALTEDHLSLFNLSEQQVTTRVRIPRSGARAVLFEGRQTLTADGSSYEADLDAATAELLPPRMEVSPAFGGRLPVGLEAEVVDAATVRFTGASCRLRVTGQGHTEVAEVRAGRTTTVTLRGAEAYPLGDLALGRTVFPTTPLPPGMSDPSAAVDGDPHTAWTPGPDGRMVVDLGAERPVREIRTEWTGGRVPGQNVELSSDGLTYTQAGRLTGHGKSRLLATSATARYVALATDAGKRGDARLTSISVR from the coding sequence GTGCCCGATGCATCCCTCTATGTCGATCGCCGCCGTTTCGTCCAGCTCCTCGGCGCCGCCGCCCTCGCGGCGACCGTCCCCGTCACTCTCGGCAGCGGCACGGCGAGCGCCCACGGACGCCCGGGCACGGCGCCCGACACCATCGCGGAGACCTACTACCGCGTCCTGCTGAACCACACCCACTGGTCCGAGACGCAGTGGGACGCGACCCGCGGCTACTACACGGACAAGGACTTCGGGTTCGCCGTGGTGCTCGGCAACGCGGTTCTCCTCACGCACGGCACCTACGACGGCGACCGCGCCGGCATCGACGAGAAGACGCTGAAGGCCCGGACGATCGCGACGATCCAGCACTTCGCCGCGTCCAACCGGCTCACCGGCGGCACCCAGTGGGGCCGGACGCTGTTCTTCGACACCACCTTCCAGCTCTACTTCGTGCTGGCGGCACGCCTCCTGTGGGACGACCTCGACGAGGCCACCCGGACCAACGTCGACACGATCGCCCGTGAACAGGCCGCCTACACCACGGGCTTGGGGACCGGCGACGACCCGAACTCCGGCAGCTGGACCCCGCACGGTCTCCTCGGCGGTCACGAGGGTGACACCAAGCTCGAGGAGATGGGCGTCTACGCGCAGTCCCTCGCCCCCGGGCTGGCCTGGGCGCCGGACGACGCGCGGCACGCCGACTGGGACAAGGCCTTCGGCACCTGGTCCCGCAACGAGACGGGTCTGCCCCAGGCGGACCTCGTCAACCCGGCCCGTGTCGACGGCGTCCCCGTCTCCGACAACAAGGCCCGCAACCTCTACGACACCTTCATCGTCGAGAACCACGGCTCCTTCGGCCCGCACTATCAGGAAGAACTGTTCCGCACATCGGGCCGCAACGCCGCCCACTTCATCACCGCCGGCCGCCCGTTGCCCCAGGTCCTCACCAACCAGCCGAACGCGGACCAGCTGTGGGGCACCCTGCTCGGAGTGATGAGTGACGCCGGCGAGCCCCTGATGCCGATGGTCAACGACCGCGAGCACCTCTACGGCCGTGACGTCATCCCGCTCGCCTTCCTCGCCCAGGTCGTCGGCGACCGCGCGGCGGCCCGGGCGGAAGTGGCCCTCGCCGAACGGCTGGAGGCGTACCAGAAGTACCCGCCGGAGTACCGTCTCGCGAAGTTCTCCGGCGAACCGAAGTACGAGCCCGAGGCCCGCGCGGAAGTGGCCATCAGCTACCTCCTGCACCTGTGGGCCGCGGCCCAGGGCCGCACGGTGCGCCCCCTGACCTCGGAGGAGCTGTTCCGACACGCCTCGGGCGTCACCGACTTCGGCACCGTCCCCGGCCTCGTGTCCCACCAGTCGACCGGCGCCTGGGCGGGTGCCGTGACCAAGCCGGGCTTCGTCAAGTTCGCGTGGCAACCGGCCCACGACGACTGGCTGTTCAAGCTCAGCGGCGCCAACCCGATGTTCCTGCCCAGCACCGCGGCCCAGGTGACCGGCCGCCAGGTGCGGACGTACAGCACCCTCCGTGACGGGTTCGACGGCAGCGCCACCCTGCTGCGCCTGGGCACCGGCCGAGCGGGCCTGACCACCCTGCCCTCGGGCGCCGTCGTCTACGCGACGACCGGCGTCGCGGCGGGGGAGGGGCACCTGGAGATCCACAACCTCACCATGCCGGGCATGGCGGGCCTCACGGGATCGCGCACCTACCGCTTCGCCGAGGGCAGCGCCACCGTGACGGCACAGGACGCCCGTCCCGCCGCCGCCACGCCCCGCGTGGACGAGGTCACCTTCGCGAAGTCCGAGGTCAGACACCTGCGCATGATCGGCGTCCTGCCCGACCCGACGTACGGATACTCCCTCTACGCCTTCGAGGCCCGCGACGGCTCGGACGGTACCGACCTCGCCCGGAGCGGTACGGCGACCGCCTCCTCGTACGACCCCGGCAAGGAGCCGGCCCTGGCGGTGGACGGCAACGCCACGAGCCGATGGGCGGTTTCGAAGGCGGACCGCCCCCGGGCGGACAGCTGGATCGCCGTGGACCTCGGAGCCACGCACACGGTGGACCGCGTCACCCTCCGCTGGGAAGCCGCCGCCGGACGCGCGTACACCGTGCAGGGATCGGCCGACGGCAAGCAGTGGAACGACCTCGTCTCGTGGCCCGAGCCCGACGTGTCGAGCAAGGGCGGCTGGCTCGACGTGGACGGACGGGCCGGCCTCGTCGTCCGGGGATCCGAGCAGCCGCTCGCGGTGTACGGCGACACGATCGTCCTCGCCGACGGCGCCGCAACCCCCCTGCTGGCAGAAGGCTTTCCCGGCATATCCACCGACAGGCTCCGCGCTCTCGCACACGCTGCCGCTCCGCAGGCCGAGCACGACAGCGTCCGTGCCGCTCTCACGGAGGACCACCTCAGCCTCTTCAACCTGTCCGAGCAGCAGGTGACGACACGTGTTCGCATCCCTCGATCCGGAGCACGCGCCGTCCTGTTCGAGGGACGCCAGACCCTCACCGCGGACGGCAGCTCCTACGAGGCCGATCTTGACGCCGCCACGGCCGAACTCCTGCCTCCGCGCATGGAGGTGAGCCCCGCCTTCGGAGGAAGACTGCCCGTCGGACTCGAGGCCGAGGTCGTCGACGCCGCCACGGTGCGGTTCACAGGAGCGTCCTGCCGCCTCCGGGTGACCGGCCAGGGGCACACCGAGGTGGCGGAGGTCCGCGCGGGCCGCACCACCACCGTCACCTTGCGGGGCGCCGAGGCCTACCCCCTCGGCGACCTCGCCCTGGGCCGCACGGTGTTCCCCACCACCCCGCTCCCGCCCGGTATGTCGGACCCCTCGGCCGCCGTCGACGGTGACCCGCACACCGCCTGGACGCCCGGCCCCGACGGTCGCATGGTCGTCGACCTCGGCGCCGAACGCCCCGTCCGGGAGATCCGCACGGAGTGGACCGGAGGTCGCGTCCCGGGCCAGAACGTGGAACTCAGCAGTGACGGCCTGACCTACACACAGGCCGGCCGGCTCACCGGACACGGCAAGAGCCGTCTGCTCGCCACCAGCGCCACCGCCCGTTACGTGGCACTGGCGACCGACGCGGGCAAGCGGGGCGACGCCCGGTTGACCAGCATCTCCGTGCGCTGA
- a CDS encoding isochorismatase family protein — protein MKALRTAVALTAVTVLAVTATACGGSSEAASRTGDKPSPAADRNVAKDTTTLRQLNKLDETPATLSDATLILVDYQNTYTQGVMELDGWKAAVDNAEALLQRARRAGTPVIHIVDKGYDLKSRAGRIIPALKPVKDEPVVEKTVPNGFYRTNLAAEVKKAGRENVIIAGFMTNMCTLFTTQGAFLNGNHPTVVANASATRALPLNGSPNGIPARQVHASALATVQDLYGVVVPDQRSLT, from the coding sequence ATGAAGGCGCTGCGGACAGCCGTCGCCCTGACAGCCGTCACCGTCCTCGCGGTCACCGCCACGGCATGCGGAGGAAGCTCCGAGGCCGCCTCGCGCACCGGCGACAAGCCCTCACCCGCCGCGGACCGGAACGTCGCGAAGGACACGACGACACTGCGGCAGCTCAACAAACTGGACGAGACTCCGGCGACGCTGTCCGACGCCACGTTGATCCTGGTGGACTACCAGAACACGTACACCCAGGGCGTGATGGAACTCGACGGGTGGAAAGCGGCCGTGGACAACGCCGAGGCGCTGCTGCAGCGCGCGCGTCGGGCGGGTACACCGGTCATCCACATCGTCGACAAGGGCTACGACCTGAAGTCGAGGGCCGGCCGGATCATCCCGGCGCTGAAGCCGGTGAAGGACGAGCCCGTCGTCGAGAAGACCGTGCCGAACGGCTTCTACCGCACGAACCTCGCGGCCGAGGTGAAGAAGGCCGGGCGCGAGAACGTCATCATCGCGGGATTCATGACGAACATGTGCACCCTGTTCACCACCCAGGGCGCCTTCCTCAACGGCAACCACCCCACGGTGGTGGCGAACGCCTCCGCGACCCGGGCGCTGCCCCTGAACGGCAGTCCGAACGGGATCCCCGCCCGCCAGGTCCACGCATCCGCGCTCGCCACGGTCCAGGACCTCTACGGAGTCGTGGTCCCCGACCAGCGCTCCCTCACGTAG
- a CDS encoding isochorismatase family protein, with protein MSRTTLRELNGFDDTPAKLADSTLILIDFQNTYTQGVMELDGWEASLDAAAQLLARARQEGTKVVHVVNDGGEGTPYDIRAEIGGIHPRLAPVEGEAVVVKQVPNAFVDTDLGAHVPEGQDVVIAGWMTHMCVAFTAQGAFLRGNRPTVVADATATRSLPVTGADLDACQVHYSALATIADLYGVVVPTHKELN; from the coding sequence ATGTCCAGAACGACGCTGCGCGAGCTCAACGGCTTCGACGACACCCCCGCGAAGCTGGCCGACTCGACCCTGATCCTCATCGACTTCCAGAACACGTACACCCAGGGCGTGATGGAGCTCGACGGATGGGAGGCCTCGCTCGACGCCGCCGCCCAACTCCTGGCACGGGCGCGCCAAGAGGGCACCAAGGTCGTGCACGTCGTCAACGACGGCGGCGAGGGGACCCCGTACGACATCCGCGCCGAGATCGGTGGGATCCACCCGCGCCTCGCACCGGTCGAGGGTGAGGCCGTGGTCGTGAAGCAGGTGCCGAACGCCTTCGTCGACACGGACCTCGGGGCACACGTTCCGGAGGGGCAGGACGTCGTCATCGCGGGCTGGATGACGCACATGTGCGTGGCGTTCACCGCGCAGGGCGCGTTCCTTCGCGGCAACCGTCCCACGGTCGTGGCCGACGCGACCGCCACCCGCTCCCTGCCGGTGACCGGCGCCGACCTCGATGCCTGCCAGGTGCACTACAGCGCCCTCGCCACCATCGCCGACCTGTACGGCGTGGTCGTCCCCACCCACAAGGAGCTCAACTGA
- a CDS encoding GlxA family transcriptional regulator, whose amino-acid sequence MPDIARRLVVIVLFEGVDLLDVTGPPEVFSLARRETEDASGYHVVLAAESMDPVTTSAGVRILPDLTFDEAAAQSIDTLIVPGSVEVDSERRVRAIVDPELVGRVKTLAARTHRVTSVCVGAHLLAAAGLLDGKRATTHWSTASQLAADHPAVEVDADPIFIRQGDVWTGAGISACLDLSLALIADDLGEAVALRVARQLVMYLKRPSGQSQFSVPLEQVSTTRRIEDLRHHILRTIAEPLTVVDLAAYAHVSDRHLTRLFKTELGMTPHAYIESVRVEKARHELESSDATLERIASVCGFGTTDTLVRAFRRRLNTTPTEYRRRFRVPQTR is encoded by the coding sequence GTGCCGGACATCGCCAGACGCCTTGTCGTCATCGTGCTTTTCGAGGGCGTCGACCTGCTCGACGTGACCGGGCCGCCGGAGGTCTTCTCGCTGGCCCGGCGGGAGACCGAGGACGCGAGCGGATATCACGTCGTTCTGGCCGCCGAGAGCATGGATCCCGTCACCACGTCCGCCGGGGTCCGCATCCTGCCGGACCTCACCTTCGACGAGGCCGCCGCGCAGAGCATCGACACCCTGATCGTGCCCGGGTCGGTGGAGGTCGACAGTGAGCGCCGCGTCCGTGCCATCGTCGACCCGGAGCTGGTCGGCAGGGTGAAGACCCTGGCGGCCCGGACCCACCGGGTGACGTCCGTCTGCGTCGGCGCCCATCTTCTCGCCGCGGCGGGGCTCCTCGACGGCAAACGGGCCACCACGCACTGGTCGACCGCCTCCCAGCTGGCCGCGGACCACCCGGCCGTGGAGGTCGACGCCGATCCCATCTTCATCCGCCAGGGCGACGTCTGGACGGGGGCCGGGATCAGCGCCTGTCTCGATCTGTCGCTGGCCCTGATCGCCGACGACCTCGGCGAGGCCGTCGCGCTGCGGGTCGCCCGGCAGTTGGTGATGTACCTGAAGCGGCCTTCGGGGCAGAGTCAGTTCAGTGTTCCCCTGGAGCAGGTCTCCACGACACGGCGGATCGAGGACCTCCGTCATCACATCCTGCGCACCATCGCCGAGCCGCTGACCGTCGTGGACCTCGCGGCCTACGCGCACGTCAGCGACCGGCACCTCACGCGGCTCTTCAAGACGGAGCTGGGTATGACCCCGCACGCGTACATCGAGTCCGTGCGGGTGGAGAAGGCGCGCCACGAACTCGAGTCCTCCGACGCCACGCTCGAACGCATCGCGTCCGTCTGCGGGTTCGGCACGACCGACACCTTGGTGCGGGCGTTCCGGCGCCGGCTGAACACGACGCCCACCGAATACCGTCGCAGGTTCCGCGTGCCGCAGACCCGATAG
- a CDS encoding nitrate/nitrite transporter has translation MTSVVDTEGTAEEVAGRTGTPDSPSASGSADRPGAITDWRPEDEAFWERTGARVARRNLVFSVLSEHIGFSVWSLWSVLVLFLGPEYHIDPAGKFTLTAVPTALGAALRLPYTFAVARFGGRNWTVFSALLLLVPTVLAGVVLQPGVSYGTLLAVACVAGVGGGNFASSMANINAFYPQRLKGWALGVNAGGGNLGVPVVQLVGLVVLATAGAAHPRLVPLVYLPLIVLAALGAALRMDNLTSLRNDRRALREVATEPHSWVMSALYVGTFGSFIGFGFAFGQVLQVQFHDQFDTPVEAAYLTFLGPLLGSLVRPFGGRMADRWSGARVTLWTFAAMAVGTGVVLVASHQKSLPLFLTGFVALFVLSGVGNGSTYKMIPAIFQAKARIAVAAGTDPESAERDARRRASALIGLAGAVGAFGGVLVNIAFRQAFLAGASGDAAYWAFLVAYAVCFTLTWAVYLRPREGRMTTI, from the coding sequence ATGACCAGTGTGGTCGACACAGAAGGCACGGCCGAAGAGGTCGCCGGGCGCACCGGCACCCCGGACAGCCCGAGCGCCTCCGGGAGCGCGGACCGGCCGGGTGCCATCACGGACTGGCGGCCGGAGGACGAGGCGTTCTGGGAGCGGACCGGCGCCCGGGTCGCGCGCCGCAACCTCGTCTTCTCCGTCCTGTCCGAACACATCGGCTTCTCGGTGTGGAGCCTGTGGTCGGTCCTGGTGCTGTTCCTCGGACCGGAGTACCACATCGACCCGGCCGGCAAGTTCACGCTCACCGCGGTGCCGACGGCGCTCGGCGCCGCGCTGCGCCTGCCGTACACCTTCGCGGTGGCGAGGTTCGGCGGCCGCAACTGGACCGTGTTCAGCGCCCTGTTGCTGCTCGTGCCGACCGTCCTGGCCGGCGTCGTGCTCCAACCCGGAGTCTCCTACGGCACCTTGCTGGCCGTCGCCTGCGTGGCCGGCGTCGGCGGCGGCAACTTCGCCTCCTCGATGGCGAACATCAACGCCTTCTACCCGCAGCGCCTCAAGGGCTGGGCCCTCGGCGTCAACGCCGGCGGCGGCAACCTCGGCGTTCCGGTCGTGCAACTCGTCGGACTCGTGGTGCTGGCCACGGCAGGCGCGGCCCACCCCCGGCTCGTACCGCTGGTCTACCTGCCGCTGATCGTGCTGGCGGCCCTGGGCGCGGCCCTGAGGATGGACAACCTGACGTCGCTGAGGAACGACAGGCGGGCCCTGCGCGAAGTGGCCACGGAACCGCACAGCTGGGTGATGTCGGCCCTGTACGTCGGCACCTTCGGCTCCTTCATCGGTTTCGGTTTCGCCTTCGGGCAGGTCCTGCAGGTGCAGTTCCACGACCAGTTCGACACCCCCGTCGAAGCCGCCTACCTCACGTTCCTGGGCCCCCTCCTGGGGTCACTGGTACGCCCGTTCGGCGGGAGGATGGCGGACCGCTGGTCCGGCGCCCGCGTGACGCTGTGGACCTTCGCCGCGATGGCGGTGGGCACGGGTGTCGTGCTGGTGGCCTCCCACCAGAAATCACTGCCCCTGTTCCTGACCGGCTTCGTGGCGCTCTTCGTGCTGAGCGGCGTCGGCAACGGTTCGACGTACAAGATGATCCCCGCGATCTTCCAGGCCAAGGCACGGATCGCCGTCGCCGCCGGGACCGATCCGGAGAGCGCCGAACGGGACGCCCGGCGGCGGGCGTCGGCGCTGATCGGGTTGGCCGGTGCCGTCGGCGCGTTCGGCGGAGTCCTCGTGAACATCGCCTTCCGGCAGGCCTTCCTGGCCGGCGCGAGCGGCGACGCGGCCTACTGGGCCTTCCTGGTCGCGTACGCGGTCTGCTTCACCCTGACCTGGGCGGTCTATCTCCGGCCGCGGGAGGGCCGGATGACCACGATCTGA
- the nirD gene encoding nitrite reductase small subunit NirD — translation MSRYVEIHDGTRWTRACPYDDLIPGRGVAVLGARGEQVAVFRDRAGALYAVDNRDPFSGAHVMSRGILGSRGDVPTVASPMYKQVFDLRDGRCLDESTAPDGTPAVLRVWPVRDSADATSQLAGAGVHGP, via the coding sequence GTGAGCAGGTATGTGGAGATCCACGACGGCACGCGCTGGACGCGGGCCTGCCCCTACGACGACCTGATCCCCGGCCGGGGGGTCGCGGTCCTCGGCGCCCGCGGCGAGCAGGTGGCGGTCTTCCGCGACCGGGCCGGAGCGCTGTACGCGGTCGACAACCGTGACCCGTTCAGCGGCGCCCACGTGATGTCCCGCGGGATCCTCGGCAGCCGGGGCGACGTCCCCACGGTCGCGTCGCCGATGTACAAGCAGGTCTTCGACCTCCGTGACGGACGCTGCCTCGACGAGTCCACCGCCCCGGACGGCACGCCGGCCGTGCTGCGGGTCTGGCCCGTGCGCGACAGCGCGGACGCGACCTCACAGCTGGCCGGAGCGGGCGTGCACGGGCCGTAG
- the nirB gene encoding nitrite reductase large subunit NirB has protein sequence MTHRPTSGPSSRPLKDLVLVGHGMVGQRFLEALTEQPGGADWRITVLAEEPRPAYDRVHLTSWFSGTDADALSLTPPGFVTDHGIDLRLAEPAAAVDRAAQTVTTASGQVLHYDALVLATGSYPFVPPVPGHDAAGCHVYRTIEDLEAIRDDAEQAGTGVVVGGGLLGLEAAGALTALGLETHVVEFAPRLMALQVDEGGGQLLRRKIEELGVTVHTGAGTQAIVVGEDGRVRGMGLSDGRELPADLVVFSAGVRPRDQLARESGLPVGERGGIVVDERCRTTDPHVYAIGECALAADGRVYGLVAPGYAMAETAARSLAGEHRDQDAFTGADTSTKLKLLGVDVASFGDAHGATEGALDVLYSDSRNGVYKKLVIGREGQLLGGVLVGDTESYGLLRPLAMGGEPLRTAPEQLVLPAGLGPAGPVTLPDEAVVCSCHNVSKEQIRAAVHDAGCGTVPEVKKCTKAGTGCGSCVKLLGTIVTEELQASGVTVDKGLCEHFAHTRTELYEIVRVAGITSFTDLVDRHGTGEGCDICKPVVASILATLDNGHILDGEQAALQDTNDHFLANLQRNGSYSVVPRIPGGEITPHGLITIGEIARDFGLYTKITGGQRIDLFGAGVDQLPAIWRRLVDAGFESGHAYGKSLRTVKSCVGETWCRYGVQDSVGLAIELELRYRGLRSPHKLKSAVSGCARECAEAQGKDFGIIATSTGWNLYIGGNGGMTPRHADLLAADLDRDTLIRSIDRFLMFYIRTADRLERTSVWLDRIDGGLDHVRAVVMDDSLGLCSELDALMERHVDQYQDEWAAVLADPERLRRFVSFVNAPGTPDPAVTFVPERGQIRPARPDENGTILSPALVAGPRLEVRTA, from the coding sequence ATGACACACCGCCCGACGTCCGGCCCGTCGTCCCGTCCGCTCAAGGATCTCGTCCTCGTCGGCCACGGCATGGTCGGTCAGCGCTTCCTGGAGGCGCTGACCGAGCAGCCCGGAGGGGCCGACTGGCGGATCACCGTCCTCGCGGAGGAACCGCGCCCCGCCTACGACCGGGTGCACCTGACCTCCTGGTTCTCCGGAACGGACGCCGACGCGCTGTCGCTCACACCACCGGGCTTCGTGACCGACCACGGCATCGACCTGCGCCTGGCCGAACCGGCGGCCGCCGTCGACCGCGCCGCACAGACCGTCACCACCGCGTCCGGCCAGGTGCTGCACTACGACGCGCTGGTACTGGCCACCGGGTCCTACCCGTTCGTCCCGCCCGTACCGGGCCACGACGCCGCGGGCTGCCACGTCTACCGCACCATCGAGGACCTGGAAGCCATCCGCGACGACGCGGAGCAGGCCGGCACAGGCGTGGTCGTGGGCGGCGGACTCCTCGGCCTCGAAGCCGCCGGCGCCCTCACCGCGCTCGGCCTGGAGACCCACGTCGTCGAGTTCGCACCCCGCCTCATGGCCCTCCAGGTCGACGAAGGCGGCGGGCAGCTGCTGCGCCGCAAGATCGAGGAACTGGGCGTCACCGTCCACACGGGAGCGGGCACCCAGGCCATCGTCGTCGGCGAGGACGGCCGTGTCCGGGGCATGGGACTCTCCGACGGCCGGGAACTCCCCGCCGACCTGGTCGTCTTCTCGGCCGGTGTGCGACCGCGGGACCAACTGGCCCGCGAGAGCGGCCTGCCCGTCGGCGAGCGCGGCGGAATCGTCGTCGACGAACGCTGCCGCACGACGGACCCGCACGTCTACGCCATCGGGGAATGCGCGCTGGCCGCCGACGGCCGGGTCTACGGCCTGGTCGCCCCCGGATACGCGATGGCCGAGACCGCGGCCCGCTCCCTGGCCGGCGAACACCGTGACCAGGACGCGTTCACCGGAGCCGACACCTCGACCAAGCTGAAGCTCCTCGGGGTCGACGTCGCCAGCTTCGGCGACGCGCACGGCGCGACCGAGGGAGCACTCGACGTGCTCTACAGCGACAGCCGCAACGGCGTCTACAAGAAGCTCGTCATCGGCCGCGAGGGTCAGCTCCTCGGAGGTGTCCTGGTCGGAGACACCGAGTCCTACGGACTGCTGCGCCCCCTGGCGATGGGCGGCGAACCCCTGCGCACCGCACCCGAACAGCTGGTTCTGCCCGCCGGACTGGGCCCCGCCGGCCCGGTCACGCTGCCGGACGAGGCCGTCGTCTGCTCCTGCCACAACGTGAGCAAGGAACAGATCCGCGCCGCCGTCCACGACGCGGGATGCGGCACCGTCCCCGAGGTCAAGAAGTGCACGAAGGCGGGCACCGGCTGCGGCAGCTGCGTCAAACTCCTCGGCACCATCGTCACGGAGGAACTGCAGGCGAGCGGTGTCACCGTCGACAAGGGGTTGTGCGAACACTTCGCCCACACCCGGACCGAGCTCTACGAGATCGTCCGGGTCGCCGGCATCACCTCGTTCACCGACCTGGTCGACCGGCACGGCACCGGCGAAGGATGCGACATCTGCAAACCGGTCGTCGCCTCCATCCTGGCCACCCTCGACAACGGCCACATCCTCGACGGCGAGCAGGCCGCGCTCCAGGACACCAACGACCACTTCCTCGCCAACCTGCAGCGCAACGGCTCCTACTCCGTCGTCCCGCGCATCCCCGGCGGTGAGATCACCCCGCACGGCCTGATCACGATCGGTGAGATCGCCCGCGACTTCGGCCTCTACACGAAGATCACCGGCGGCCAGCGCATCGACCTGTTCGGCGCCGGCGTCGACCAACTGCCCGCCATCTGGCGCCGGCTCGTGGACGCGGGGTTCGAGTCCGGCCACGCCTACGGCAAGTCCCTGCGCACGGTGAAGTCCTGCGTCGGTGAAACCTGGTGCCGGTACGGCGTGCAGGACTCGGTGGGCCTCGCCATCGAGCTGGAACTCCGCTACCGCGGCCTGCGCTCACCCCACAAGCTCAAGTCCGCCGTCTCCGGATGCGCGCGCGAGTGCGCGGAGGCGCAGGGCAAGGACTTCGGCATCATCGCCACCTCCACCGGCTGGAACCTGTACATCGGCGGGAACGGCGGCATGACGCCGCGACACGCCGATCTGCTCGCCGCCGACCTGGACCGCGACACGCTGATCCGCAGCATCGACCGGTTCCTGATGTTCTACATCCGCACCGCCGACCGGCTGGAACGGACCTCCGTCTGGCTGGACCGGATCGACGGCGGACTGGACCACGTGCGGGCCGTCGTCATGGACGACTCGCTGGGCCTGTGCTCCGAACTGGACGCTCTGATGGAGCGACACGTCGACCAGTACCAGGACGAGTGGGCGGCGGTCCTCGCCGACCCCGAACGGCTCCGCCGCTTCGTCTCCTTCGTCAACGCCCCCGGCACACCCGACCCCGCCGTCACCTTCGTGCCGGAGCGCGGCCAGATACGCCCGGCCCGGCCGGACGAGAACGGAACCATCCTTTCCCCGGCCCTGGTGGCCGGGCCCCGACTGGAGGTGCGTACCGCGTGA